In Lentibacillus amyloliquefaciens, one DNA window encodes the following:
- a CDS encoding class I SAM-dependent methyltransferase, with the protein MSDHYFSQNPQSKSSPKIWQYKLRGNHFTFESDEGVFSKNEVDYGTRMLIERFEAPSVRGDLLDLGCGYGPIGLAVATCNQDREVMLTDINQRAVELARKNAQHNGVENVEFVLSDRLNSLSNHSFAAIMTNPPIRAGKQSVHQMFAESYAALVENGSLWVVIQKKQGAPSAIKKLKELFGNVRVVDRSKGYYLLMMTK; encoded by the coding sequence ATGTCCGATCATTACTTTTCTCAGAACCCCCAATCCAAAAGTTCACCAAAGATATGGCAATATAAACTCAGAGGTAACCATTTTACATTTGAAAGTGACGAAGGTGTATTCTCCAAAAATGAAGTGGACTATGGCACGCGTATGTTGATTGAACGTTTTGAAGCGCCGTCTGTCAGAGGTGATCTGCTCGATCTCGGCTGCGGTTACGGACCGATTGGGCTTGCTGTTGCGACGTGCAATCAGGACCGCGAAGTCATGTTAACCGATATTAATCAGCGTGCGGTTGAATTGGCACGCAAAAATGCACAGCACAACGGCGTTGAAAATGTTGAATTTGTTTTAAGTGACCGACTGAATAGTCTTAGCAACCATTCATTTGCTGCGATTATGACCAACCCCCCGATCAGAGCCGGCAAACAGAGCGTCCACCAAATGTTTGCGGAAAGCTATGCAGCTCTCGTGGAAAACGGAAGTTTGTGGGTTGTTATTCAAAAGAAACAGGGCGCACCTTCTGCTATAAAAAAATTGAAAGAATTGTTCGGAAATGTTAGAGTTGTTGACCGCAGTAAAGGTTATTATCTATTAATGATGACGAAATGA
- the rplL gene encoding 50S ribosomal protein L7/L12 — protein sequence MDNQQIIDAIKEMSVLELNDLVKAIEEEFGVTAAAPVAVAGGDGGGEAEEEQTEFDVELQDAGASKIKVVKAVREITGLGLKDAKELVDNAPKPVKEGASKEEAEEIKGQLEEAGATIELK from the coding sequence ATGGATAATCAGCAAATTATTGATGCGATTAAAGAAATGTCTGTTTTGGAACTAAACGATTTAGTAAAAGCAATTGAAGAAGAATTCGGTGTAACAGCTGCAGCACCGGTTGCTGTTGCTGGCGGAGACGGCGGCGGAGAAGCCGAGGAAGAACAAACTGAATTTGACGTAGAGCTTCAAGATGCTGGAGCTTCGAAAATTAAAGTTGTTAAAGCAGTTCGTGAAATCACCGGTCTTGGCCTGAAAGACGCTAAAGAACTGGTAGACAACGCGCCTAAACCAGTTAAAGAAGGAGCTTCTAAAGAAGAAGCTGAAGAAATCAAAGGCCAGCTTGAAGAAGCAGGTGCGACTATAGAACTTAAGTAA
- the rplJ gene encoding 50S ribosomal protein L10 produces MANSNIVEQKKQHVQDIADKFRNSQSTLLVDYRGLDVAEVSELRKQLREANVEFKVYKNTMTRRAVEAVELSDLSETLVGPTAVAFSNDDVIAPAKILNNFAKEHEALEIKGGVIEGEIASLEQIKELADLPNYDGMVSMLLSVLQAPVRNFAYATKAIADQKEEQGA; encoded by the coding sequence ATGGCTAACAGCAACATTGTGGAACAGAAAAAACAGCACGTTCAAGATATTGCAGATAAATTCCGTAATAGCCAATCAACGCTGCTCGTCGATTACCGTGGACTTGATGTCGCTGAGGTAAGCGAATTGCGTAAACAGCTGCGTGAAGCAAATGTCGAATTTAAAGTATACAAAAATACGATGACACGCCGTGCAGTTGAAGCTGTCGAACTAAGCGACCTTTCCGAAACACTGGTCGGTCCGACTGCAGTCGCATTCAGCAACGATGACGTGATAGCTCCGGCTAAAATTTTGAACAACTTTGCTAAAGAGCATGAAGCTCTTGAGATTAAAGGCGGCGTCATTGAAGGTGAGATTGCTTCACTGGAGCAAATCAAAGAACTTGCAGACCTGCCAAATTACGACGGTATGGTGTCAATGCTGCTTAGCGTACTGCAAGCACCTGTACGTAACTTTGCATATGCAACAAAAGCTATTGCCGATCAAAAAGAAGAACAAGGCGCATAA
- the rplA gene encoding 50S ribosomal protein L1, with amino-acid sequence MVKRSKRYQEASKLIDRSKSYDAEEAVALLKETAKANFDETVEAAFRLGVDPKKADQQIRGAFVLPHGTGKTQRVLVFAKGDKATEAENAGADYVGEQDLINQINQGWFEFDVVVATPDMMAEVGKLGRVLGPKGLMPNPKTGTVTFEIEKAVNEIKAGKVEYRVDKSANIHVPLGKISFDNEKLVENFEAIADALVKAKPQASKGVYMRNASITSTMGPGIRVDVSPYRN; translated from the coding sequence ATGGTTAAAAGAAGTAAAAGATATCAAGAAGCTTCTAAGCTGATTGATCGCTCAAAATCATATGATGCCGAAGAAGCTGTTGCTTTGCTGAAAGAAACAGCAAAAGCAAATTTTGACGAAACAGTTGAAGCTGCATTCAGACTGGGCGTTGACCCTAAGAAAGCTGACCAGCAAATCCGCGGCGCTTTTGTTTTGCCGCACGGAACCGGTAAAACCCAGCGCGTATTGGTATTTGCTAAAGGTGATAAAGCAACAGAAGCCGAAAATGCCGGCGCAGACTATGTTGGCGAACAAGATTTGATCAACCAAATCAACCAAGGCTGGTTTGAATTTGATGTCGTTGTTGCGACACCTGACATGATGGCTGAAGTTGGTAAACTCGGCCGCGTACTTGGGCCTAAAGGTCTTATGCCAAACCCTAAAACCGGTACCGTAACATTCGAAATTGAAAAAGCGGTTAATGAAATCAAGGCCGGTAAAGTTGAATACCGTGTTGATAAATCCGCAAACATCCATGTTCCGCTTGGAAAAATTTCATTCGATAATGAAAAACTGGTTGAAAACTTTGAAGCGATTGCTGATGCACTTGTTAAGGCGAAGCCACAGGCATCAAAAGGTGTTTACATGCGCAATGCTTCAATAACTTCCACGATGGGACCTGGAATAAGAGTGGATGTTTCACCATATCGCAACTAA
- the rplK gene encoding 50S ribosomal protein L11, with protein sequence MAKKVIQVVKLQIEAGKANPAPPVGPALGQAGVNIMGFCKEFNAETQDQAGTIIPVEITVFEDRSFTFITKTPPAAVLLKQAAGIDTASGEPSRSKVASVKRDQVQEIAETKMPDLNAADLDAAIRMVEGTARSMGISIED encoded by the coding sequence GTGGCTAAAAAAGTTATTCAAGTTGTTAAATTGCAGATTGAAGCCGGAAAAGCGAACCCAGCCCCGCCTGTCGGACCTGCATTGGGTCAAGCCGGTGTAAATATCATGGGATTCTGTAAGGAATTCAACGCAGAAACGCAAGATCAGGCTGGTACGATTATACCTGTTGAAATCACAGTATTTGAAGACCGTTCATTTACTTTCATTACGAAAACTCCGCCTGCAGCTGTATTGCTGAAACAAGCAGCCGGGATTGATACTGCATCTGGTGAACCAAGCCGTAGTAAAGTTGCATCCGTTAAGCGTGATCAGGTACAAGAAATTGCTGAAACAAAAATGCCTGATTTGAACGCTGCTGACTTAGATGCTGCTATTCGCATGGTAGAAGGTACTGCACGCAGTATGGGCATTTCAATTGAAGACTGA
- the nusG gene encoding transcription termination/antitermination protein NusG, which yields MEKNWYAIHTYSGYENKVKTNLEKRVGTMGMEDKIFRVLVPEEEETEIKNGKKKTVKKKFYPGYVLAEMVMTDDSWYVVRNTPGVTGFVGSSGHGTKPTSLLPDEIDFVLKRMGINEKAPKVDFELKENVQVTDGPFSGFTGTIEHIDADKQKVKVHVNMFGRETPVELEFPQIEKL from the coding sequence ATGGAAAAAAACTGGTATGCTATCCATACTTACTCCGGCTATGAAAATAAGGTGAAAACCAACTTGGAAAAGCGCGTAGGCACAATGGGTATGGAAGATAAGATCTTTCGGGTGCTTGTTCCGGAAGAGGAAGAGACAGAAATTAAAAATGGCAAAAAGAAAACCGTTAAGAAAAAATTCTATCCTGGTTATGTGCTGGCAGAGATGGTGATGACAGATGATTCGTGGTATGTTGTGCGCAACACACCCGGCGTAACCGGTTTCGTGGGGTCAAGCGGCCATGGAACAAAACCGACATCACTCTTGCCTGATGAAATCGATTTTGTACTGAAGCGAATGGGCATAAATGAAAAAGCTCCAAAAGTTGATTTCGAATTGAAAGAGAATGTCCAGGTTACAGACGGTCCATTTAGCGGTTTCACTGGTACAATTGAACACATCGATGCTGATAAACAGAAAGTGAAAGTTCATGTGAATATGTTCGGACGAGAAACGCCGGTTGAACTGGAGTTTCCGCAAATCGAAAAACTGTAA
- the secE gene encoding preprotein translocase subunit SecE, producing MKLGKFFKDVAREMKKVSWPKGRELTSYTITVLTTVAFVAVFFAVIDLGISQVLNLFF from the coding sequence GTGAAACTTGGTAAGTTCTTTAAAGACGTAGCAAGAGAGATGAAAAAGGTCTCTTGGCCAAAAGGACGTGAATTAACAAGTTATACCATCACTGTGCTGACAACAGTCGCTTTTGTAGCTGTATTTTTTGCAGTGATCGACCTTGGTATTTCGCAAGTCCTAAATTTATTTTTTTAA
- the rpmG gene encoding 50S ribosomal protein L33, with amino-acid sequence MNKKVVLACTICASRNYTTGKQANSPERLEARKYCRICGGHTWHRETK; translated from the coding sequence GTGAATAAAAAAGTGGTGTTGGCATGCACGATTTGTGCAAGCCGTAATTATACGACAGGCAAACAAGCAAACAGCCCTGAGCGGTTGGAAGCACGCAAATATTGCAGGATCTGTGGCGGCCATACATGGCATCGTGAGACAAAGTAG
- the sigH gene encoding RNA polymerase sporulation sigma factor SigH — protein MSVKLAETDNLSLELLNDNEVIQLIHQGDSHALDFLIHKYISYVRAKARTYFIIGADKEDIIQEGMIGLYKAIRDYDGDKLSSFKAFAELCVTRQIITAIKTATRQKHAPLNSYVSLDKPIYDDESDRTLLDIVAGSKMFDPQELLLNRERFVDMEGKLSELLSRMEKDVLRLYMDGCTYQEISVKLKRHVKSIDNALQRIKRKLEQLLETNEAGTP, from the coding sequence GTGAGTGTCAAGCTGGCAGAGACGGATAATCTAAGCTTGGAATTGCTGAATGATAATGAGGTTATTCAACTGATTCATCAGGGGGACAGCCATGCCCTGGACTTTTTAATACATAAATATATCAGCTATGTACGTGCAAAAGCACGGACTTATTTTATTATTGGGGCTGATAAAGAAGATATTATCCAGGAGGGCATGATTGGTCTTTATAAAGCAATTCGCGATTATGACGGGGACAAGCTTTCCTCGTTTAAAGCATTTGCCGAGCTGTGTGTGACCAGGCAGATTATTACTGCTATCAAAACAGCCACCAGGCAGAAGCATGCCCCGCTTAATTCGTACGTGTCACTCGATAAGCCGATTTATGATGATGAATCTGACCGGACTCTATTGGATATCGTTGCAGGATCAAAAATGTTTGACCCTCAGGAATTGCTTCTTAATAGAGAGCGATTTGTGGATATGGAAGGAAAACTATCAGAACTATTGAGCAGAATGGAGAAAGACGTGTTGCGCTTATATATGGACGGATGCACCTATCAGGAGATTTCAGTCAAATTAAAGCGTCATGTCAAATCGATTGATAATGCACTGCAGCGCATCAAACGTAAATTAGAACAGCTTTTGGAAACGAACGAAGCAGGAACACCGTGA
- a CDS encoding NYN domain-containing protein has protein sequence MNVLVVDGYNIIGDWEELKRIKQTDIGQARDRLIELLADYQAFTGMRVIIVFDAYYVKGTESKLKEHKVEIIYTKENETADECIERIVKELKNVINQVYVATSDYAEQRTIFGRGALRISARELYIELKDIDREIDQVIDQHHKVKHKNKIPLDKHVLDQFEKWRRGDE, from the coding sequence ATGAATGTATTGGTAGTGGACGGCTATAATATTATTGGCGATTGGGAAGAATTAAAGCGAATCAAGCAAACGGACATTGGACAGGCCCGCGACCGCCTGATTGAACTGCTTGCTGATTATCAGGCATTTACCGGCATGCGTGTGATTATAGTATTCGATGCTTATTACGTGAAGGGCACTGAAAGCAAATTGAAAGAACATAAGGTTGAAATTATTTATACCAAAGAGAACGAAACGGCTGATGAGTGTATTGAACGAATTGTTAAAGAGCTGAAAAATGTAATCAATCAAGTTTATGTGGCAACATCTGATTATGCTGAGCAGCGGACGATCTTTGGACGGGGCGCCCTAAGAATATCAGCGCGTGAGCTATATATTGAATTAAAAGATATTGATAGAGAAATAGACCAGGTGATTGATCAGCATCACAAGGTTAAACACAAAAACAAAATCCCTTTAGACAAGCACGTTTTGGATCAATTTGAAAAGTGGCGGCGCGGAGATGAGTGA
- the rlmB gene encoding 23S rRNA (guanosine(2251)-2'-O)-methyltransferase RlmB, whose product MDQEIIIGKNPVIEALESGRPVNKVLVSEHLSKSSFGKLESLSKNAGTILQKTPKSKLDKLASGSHQGVIAYVASYSYASLEDLFSKAENSQEAPFFIVLDQLEDPHNLGSILRSADASGAHGVIIPKRRSVGLTGAVAKTAAGALEHIPVARVTNIANTIDELKKRHVWVVGTEANGTEDYRKLDGTMPIALVIGNEGKGMSRLVRDKCDWTLSLPMRGHVSSLNASVACSLLMYEVYRKRFPAGG is encoded by the coding sequence ATGGATCAGGAAATCATTATTGGAAAAAACCCTGTTATAGAAGCGCTGGAATCCGGCAGACCAGTCAATAAAGTATTGGTGTCAGAGCATTTGAGCAAATCCTCATTTGGAAAGCTTGAATCTTTAAGTAAAAATGCCGGAACAATTTTGCAAAAAACACCCAAATCAAAACTCGATAAATTGGCATCCGGAAGTCACCAGGGCGTCATCGCCTATGTAGCCTCCTATTCATATGCATCGCTTGAGGATTTATTTTCAAAAGCGGAAAACAGTCAGGAAGCACCATTTTTTATCGTGTTGGATCAGCTGGAAGACCCGCACAACTTAGGGTCGATACTGCGAAGTGCAGATGCTTCAGGAGCGCATGGCGTCATCATTCCAAAACGGCGCTCGGTCGGATTGACAGGGGCGGTAGCCAAAACGGCTGCAGGAGCTCTCGAGCACATCCCGGTCGCCCGCGTCACCAATATTGCCAATACGATTGATGAACTAAAAAAGCGCCATGTGTGGGTAGTCGGAACAGAAGCCAACGGCACTGAAGATTATCGAAAGCTTGATGGCACAATGCCGATTGCACTCGTGATTGGCAACGAAGGAAAGGGCATGAGCAGACTGGTCAGAGATAAATGTGATTGGACCCTCAGCCTTCCAATGCGCGGGCATGTGTCATCCCTGAATGCCTCTGTTGCCTGCAGCTTGCTAATGTACGAGGTATACCGCAAAAGGTTTCCGGCTGGTGGGTAG
- a CDS encoding Mini-ribonuclease 3, producing MSLEVKQMKSLALAYMGDAVYEVYVREHLLKTGKVKPNQLHKEAVTFVSGKAQALVILHWLETDFLSDEEEGVAARGRNAKSGTIPKNISVQTYRYSTAFEALIGYHHLLGNQARLNELLQAAIAFIEGR from the coding sequence ATGAGTCTTGAAGTCAAGCAAATGAAAAGCCTGGCTCTTGCTTACATGGGAGACGCTGTATATGAAGTCTATGTGAGAGAGCATTTGCTAAAAACCGGTAAAGTGAAGCCGAACCAGTTGCATAAAGAAGCCGTCACATTCGTTTCGGGAAAAGCACAGGCTCTGGTCATTCTGCACTGGCTTGAGACGGATTTTCTGAGCGATGAAGAAGAAGGGGTCGCAGCCAGAGGACGCAATGCAAAATCCGGCACGATTCCCAAAAATATAAGTGTCCAGACGTATCGTTACAGCACAGCGTTCGAAGCACTGATCGGCTATCATCATCTGCTGGGTAATCAGGCTCGATTGAATGAGCTGTTGCAGGCAGCTATAGCATTTATTGAAGGGAGGTAA
- the cysS gene encoding cysteine--tRNA ligase, which yields MTLTIYNTLTQEKETFKPLEEGKVRMYVCGPTVYNYIHIGNARPAIVFDTVRRYFEYKGYQVDYVLNFTDVDDKIIKAANELGEQVPDVANRFIDAYLEDIGSLGVKEATYNPRVTETMDDIIDFIANLIDKGYAYEVDGDVYFKPRSFDGYGKLSHQSIDELRSGARIQVGEKKRDPLDFALWKKAKGSEIAWGSPWGQGRPGWHIECSAMAKKYLGETIDIHAGGQDLTFPHHENEIAQSESMNEKPFAHYWMHNGYINIDNEKMSKSLGNFVLTRDIISQHDPQVVRFFMLSVHYRNPINFTEELLQGSKNSLDRVKNAYLNLEHRKEASMNLNRTSETWQETINDLNRQFEAAMDDDLNTANAISVLFELTKEANRYLEEKQTSTHVIESFQESIDSILLVLGIQIKQAEELLDEEVDSLIKERTEARKNRDFNRADEIRDTLKAKNIILEDTPQGTRWKRGDNES from the coding sequence ATGACACTCACCATTTATAATACACTGACACAGGAAAAAGAAACGTTCAAACCGCTCGAGGAAGGAAAGGTACGCATGTATGTATGCGGTCCGACGGTATATAATTACATTCATATCGGCAACGCCCGTCCGGCCATTGTCTTTGATACTGTGAGACGTTATTTTGAGTATAAAGGGTATCAGGTTGATTACGTCTTAAACTTTACCGATGTGGATGACAAAATCATTAAAGCGGCCAATGAATTAGGTGAACAGGTTCCGGACGTTGCCAACCGGTTTATCGATGCTTATTTGGAAGATATCGGATCCCTCGGTGTCAAGGAGGCAACGTATAATCCGCGTGTGACCGAGACGATGGATGACATCATTGACTTCATAGCCAATTTGATTGATAAAGGTTATGCCTATGAGGTTGATGGAGATGTTTATTTCAAACCGCGGTCGTTTGATGGCTACGGGAAATTGTCGCACCAGTCAATTGATGAATTAAGGTCCGGCGCCCGTATTCAAGTTGGCGAGAAAAAGCGAGACCCGCTCGATTTTGCTTTATGGAAAAAAGCGAAAGGGAGTGAGATTGCCTGGGGTTCACCATGGGGACAGGGACGTCCGGGCTGGCACATTGAATGCTCGGCCATGGCTAAAAAATATCTTGGAGAGACGATTGATATCCACGCAGGCGGACAGGATCTGACATTTCCGCATCATGAAAATGAAATTGCCCAGTCGGAATCGATGAACGAAAAGCCGTTTGCTCATTACTGGATGCATAATGGGTATATTAATATTGACAATGAAAAAATGTCCAAATCACTAGGAAACTTTGTTTTGACGAGAGATATTATCAGCCAGCATGACCCGCAAGTTGTCCGTTTTTTCATGCTGAGTGTTCATTACCGCAATCCTATTAATTTTACAGAAGAATTGCTGCAAGGTTCCAAAAACAGCCTGGACCGGGTTAAGAATGCTTATTTGAATCTGGAACATCGCAAAGAGGCAAGTATGAACTTAAACCGAACATCCGAAACGTGGCAGGAAACAATCAATGATTTAAACAGACAGTTTGAAGCGGCCATGGATGATGATTTGAATACAGCAAACGCGATCTCCGTTTTATTTGAGCTAACGAAAGAAGCAAACCGTTATCTTGAGGAAAAACAAACATCAACACACGTTATTGAATCTTTCCAGGAAAGCATCGATTCTATACTTCTGGTGTTGGGTATCCAAATTAAGCAAGCGGAAGAACTTCTGGATGAAGAGGTGGATTCGCTGATTAAAGAGCGGACCGAAGCGAGAAAAAATCGGGATTTTAACCGGGCAGATGAAATCCGTGACACCCTGAAAGCGAAAAATATTATTTTAGAAGATACGCCCCAGGGCACCCGGTGGAAACGAGGGGACAATGAGTCTTGA
- the epsC gene encoding serine O-acetyltransferase EpsC, with product MSIFKRMKEDMDIVFDQDPAARSYIEVFLTYSGLHAIWSHRIAHFFFKRRMFFIARSISQVSRFFTGIEIHPGAQIGRRFFIDHGMGVVIGETTEIGDNVTLFQGVTLGGTGKEKGKRHPTVKDNATVTTGAKVLGNITIGDSSKIGAQSVVLKDVPEHSTVVGVPGTVVVQNGQKVRNSNNLDHHKIPDPVADRCDKLQQEIDLLKEEIEKLKEVKQNDTHHL from the coding sequence ATGAGTATTTTTAAGCGGATGAAGGAAGATATGGATATCGTATTTGATCAGGACCCTGCTGCACGTTCATATATAGAGGTGTTTCTGACTTATTCCGGCTTACATGCAATTTGGTCTCATCGCATAGCACATTTTTTCTTTAAACGCCGGATGTTTTTTATTGCACGATCGATATCACAAGTCAGCCGTTTTTTTACCGGGATTGAAATTCACCCCGGCGCTCAAATCGGCAGAAGATTTTTCATAGATCACGGTATGGGGGTTGTCATTGGTGAAACAACCGAAATCGGTGATAATGTCACCCTTTTCCAGGGCGTAACACTGGGTGGAACAGGCAAAGAAAAAGGGAAACGTCACCCGACCGTCAAAGATAACGCCACCGTTACAACAGGTGCAAAAGTACTGGGTAATATCACAATCGGTGACAGTTCCAAAATCGGTGCCCAGTCGGTTGTTTTAAAAGATGTTCCTGAACATTCCACCGTTGTTGGTGTTCCGGGAACAGTTGTCGTCCAGAATGGGCAAAAGGTTCGAAATAGCAATAACTTGGATCATCATAAGATTCCTGACCCCGTTGCTGATCGCTGCGATAAGCTCCAGCAAGAAATTGATTTGCTGAAAGAGGAGATCGAAAAGTTAAAGGAAGTGAAGCAGAATGACACTCACCATTTATAA
- the gltX gene encoding glutamate--tRNA ligase → MTNEVRVRYAPSPTGHLHIGNARTALFNYLYAKHFDGKFIIRIEDTDDKRNVEGGEESQMMYLKWLGIEWDEGADVGGNYGPYRQMERLEIYQKYVDDLIDRGLAYKCYMTEEELDQEREEQRAKGQVPKYSGAHRNLTQEQVEAFEQEGRKPSIRLRVPENKSYTFNDIVRGNITFESSDFGDWVIVKKNGAPTYNFAVSIDDHLMEITDVLRGEEHISNTPKQMMVYEAFAWEAPNFGHMTLILNEERKKLSKRDEHILQFIEQYRTLGYLPEALFNFITLLGWSPTGEEEMFTKDKLIEIFDPDRLSTSAAIFDRHKLKWMNNEYIKAADTDRVIELAMPHLIDAGKLPENMDGTTRAWAEKVIALYQEQLRYGAEIVELTELFFNESISYDEAAMEVLQQEQVPEVLQVLTDKLIHLESFDKDSIKQQIKATQKETGHRGKKLFMPIRVATTGQAHGPELPMAIELLGRDTILSRLDNLLKQLGA, encoded by the coding sequence ATGACAAATGAGGTTCGTGTACGGTATGCACCGAGTCCGACGGGTCATCTGCACATTGGCAACGCCCGCACAGCTTTATTTAATTATTTATATGCGAAACACTTCGATGGGAAATTTATCATCCGAATCGAGGATACGGATGATAAGCGGAATGTAGAAGGCGGAGAAGAAAGCCAGATGATGTATCTGAAATGGCTTGGTATAGAATGGGACGAAGGTGCTGATGTTGGCGGTAATTATGGACCATACCGTCAGATGGAGCGGCTGGAAATCTATCAGAAATATGTTGATGATCTGATTGACAGAGGTTTGGCATATAAATGCTACATGACCGAAGAAGAACTGGATCAGGAACGCGAAGAACAGCGTGCCAAGGGGCAAGTGCCGAAATACTCCGGCGCTCATCGCAATCTGACACAAGAACAGGTTGAAGCATTTGAACAGGAAGGACGCAAGCCAAGCATCCGCTTGCGTGTCCCTGAGAACAAATCATATACGTTCAATGATATTGTACGGGGCAATATTACATTCGAATCAAGCGACTTTGGCGACTGGGTCATTGTGAAGAAAAATGGCGCGCCGACATATAACTTTGCTGTCTCAATTGATGACCACTTGATGGAGATAACGGATGTCCTGCGCGGTGAAGAGCATATTTCAAACACACCGAAGCAGATGATGGTCTATGAAGCATTCGCCTGGGAGGCGCCCAACTTCGGCCATATGACACTCATCTTGAATGAAGAACGGAAAAAATTGAGCAAGCGGGATGAACATATTTTACAGTTCATTGAACAGTATCGCACGCTGGGCTACTTGCCTGAAGCGTTGTTTAATTTCATCACATTGCTCGGCTGGTCGCCGACAGGGGAAGAAGAGATGTTTACGAAGGACAAGCTGATTGAGATTTTTGATCCTGATCGTTTGTCAACTTCAGCAGCGATTTTTGACCGTCATAAGCTGAAATGGATGAACAATGAATATATTAAAGCAGCTGACACAGATAGAGTCATTGAACTCGCAATGCCGCATCTTATTGATGCAGGCAAACTGCCGGAAAACATGGATGGCACAACACGTGCGTGGGCTGAAAAAGTCATTGCATTGTATCAGGAACAATTGCGGTACGGGGCTGAAATTGTCGAATTAACTGAGCTGTTCTTCAATGAATCCATCAGTTATGATGAAGCTGCGATGGAAGTGTTGCAGCAGGAACAAGTACCGGAAGTGCTGCAGGTATTAACGGATAAGCTGATCCATTTGGAGAGTTTTGATAAAGATTCAATCAAGCAGCAAATTAAGGCAACTCAAAAAGAAACCGGCCACCGGGGCAAAAAACTGTTCATGCCGATTCGCGTTGCGACAACCGGACAGGCACATGGACCGGAACTGCCGATGGCGATTGAACTTCTTGGCAGAGATACGATTTTGTCACGGCTTGATAACCTCCTGAAGCAGCTGGGAGCTTAA